A portion of the Anthonomus grandis grandis chromosome 19, icAntGran1.3, whole genome shotgun sequence genome contains these proteins:
- the LOC126747366 gene encoding probable RNA 3'-terminal phosphate cyclase-like protein, translated as MTTAVKKGNTFFYKGCNYFKQRLVLSVLSGKPVRITDIRSMEDDPGLREFEISLVRLLDKITNGTIVELNETGTALYFQPGLLFGGTVEHECCIQRGLGYYLEALFMLGFFCKQPLNVTLRGVTTNNIDPSVDLIKTSMIQTLKRFVLDDEGLELKIKKRGMLPLGGGEVIFKCPIRSKLRPVQLLDSGMVKRIRGTAYALRVSPAMANRMVEKAKGVLLNFLPDIYISVDQCKGKQSGKSPGFGVHLYAETTQGVIYSSEQVSKVVSNGEEPAIPEDLGTAAAQRLLYEIYLGGVVDSSCQALAILNMALGPKDVSKIVLGPLTEYSIGFLRHIREFFGVTFKIEHFQEEEREGTGAGKVLLTCVGIGYSNISKRTI; from the exons ATGACCACAGCAGTGAAAAAGGGCAACACCTTCTTCTATAAGGGTTGTAACTACTTTAAACAACGTCTAGTTTTGTCAGTGTTAAGTGGAAAACCTGTGAGAATCACTGATATCAGATCGATGGAAGATGATCCAGGTTTGAGGGAGTTTGAGATTAGTCTGGTGAGGCTCTTGGATAAGATCACTAATGGAACTATTGTCGAGTTGAATGAGACTGGTACTGCTTTATATTTTCAGCCAGGGTTATTGTTTGGTGGTACCGTTGAGCATGAATGTTGTATACAAAGGGGGCTCG GTTATTACTTAGAAGCTCTCTTTATGTTaggttttttttgcaaacaacCCCTTAACGTCACCCTAAGAGGGGTCACCACCAATAACATTGACCCTTCAGTTGATCTTATCAAAACATCCATGATCCAAACTTTAAAACGGTTTGTGCTTGATGACGAAGggttagaattaaaaataaaaaaaagag GTATGTTACCATTAGGAGGTGGTGAGGTAATTTTCAAATGCCCCATCAGGTCCAAACTAAGGCCTGTGCAACTCTTAGACAGTGGCATGGTAAAAAGAATCAGGGGCACCGCTTATGCTTTAAGAGTCTCTCCTGCCATGGCAAACAGAATGGTTGAAAAAGCCAAAGGGGTCCTGCTAAACTTCTTACCAGACATCTACATTAGTGTGGACCAATGTAAAGGCAAACAATCAGGTAAAAGCCCGGGCTTTGGGGTTCATTTGTATGCAGAAACCACTCAGGGGGTCATTTACTCTTCAGAACAG GTCTCCAAAGTTGTCTCAAATGGGGAAGAACCAGCGATTCCAGAAGACTTGGGTACTGCTGCGGCTCAAAGGCTTCtctatgaaatttatttaggaGGAGTAGTAGACTCCTCATGCCAAGCATTGGCGATTTTAAATATGGCCCTGGGGCCCAAGGATGTTTCCAAAATAGTCCTGGGGCCTCTTACTGAGTACTCCATAGGGTTTTTGAGGCATATAAGGGAGTTCTTTGGGGTTACCTTTAAAATTGAGCATTTTCAGGAGGAGGAGCGCGAGGGGACTGGCGCCGGGAAGGTTTTGTTGACCTGTGTCGGGATTGGGTATAGTAATATTAGTAAGAGAACTATTTAG
- the LOC126747365 gene encoding nedd8-activating enzyme E1 regulatory subunit produces MSSPAPKSPEQTDKSKKYDRQLRLWGDHGQKLLENSKVCLINATALGTEILKSLVLPGIGSFTIVDGEKVTEEDIGSNFFLENDSVGLSRAQVATQCLLELNPDVRGDYIDESAEHIISNTQNFFKNFDVVIGTALSEKVLLSLSRHLWECDVPLLVCRSIGFLGYIRLQIKEHTVIEAHPDSESPDLRLDKPWPALKEYLDSINIEQLDQKEKSHVPPLAILHYYLNKFKAAHDGKLPETRAEKEQLKQMIKDSGHSEEGNNRFILEENFEQAVHYANTCVNTRAVPDHVKAILEDDSCINLTQTSSQFWIMCSALREMVEAEGALPLKGTLPDMAADTQSYVTLQNIYQKHAQNQAESIYRRATQLARNLGLPQDTITDSEVKYFCKHSSELHLIRGSCIADEYEKTSLDLSSYLEDPDSLIFYYVMLRGLERFLGEFNAYPGQLDDQVEPDILKLKSIIGKLLNEWGYSHVLRDERVHEVCRYGGAELHSVSSILGGCAAQEVIKVITHQYKPLNNTFIYDIINSTSGTFCM; encoded by the exons ATGTCCTCACCGGCCCCAAAATCCCCAGAACAGACTGATAAAAGCAAGAAATATGACCGACAATTGAG ACTCTGGGGGGACCATGGTCAAAAACTCCTGGAAAACTCCAAAGTTTGCTTAATAAATGCCACAGCACTGGGCACAGAAATCCTTAAAAGCCTGGTCCTACCGGGCATAGGCTCCTTCACTATTGTGGATGGTGAAAAGGTCACCGAAGAAGATATTGGATCCAA tttctttttagaaaatgactccGTGGGACTGTCCAGGGCACAGGTGGCCACCCAGTGCCTTCTGGAGCTAAACCCCGATGTCAGGGGGGACTACATTGATGAGTCTGCCGAGCATATCATATCAAACACCCAGAATTTCTTCAAGAATTTCGATGTTGTTATTGGCACAGCGCTGTCTGAAAA GGTTCTTCTATCTCTCTCGAGACACCTCTGGGAATGCGATGTTCCCCTTCTAGTATGTCGTAGCATAGGCTTCCTGGGGTACATCCGCTTACAAATCAAAGAACACACCGTCATAGAGGCGCACCCGGACAGCGAGAGTCCAGACTTGAGGCTGGACAAACCGTGGCCAGCCCTCAAAGAATACCTGGACAGCATCAACATCGAGCAGCTGGACCAGAAGGAGAAAAGCCACGTGCCCCCCTTGGCTATTTTGCACTATTATCTGAATAAATTCAAGGCTGCCCACGATG GTAAATTACCGGAAACCAGAGCGGAAAAGGAGCAACTGAAGCAAATGATTAAGGACAGCGGCCACTCGGAGGAGGGCAACAACAGATTTATCCTGGAAGAGAATTTCGAGCAGGCGGTGCACTATGCCAACACTTGTGTGAACACTAGGGCGGTGCCAGATCACGTGAAG GCCATATTGGAGGACGACAGCTGCATAAACTTGACCCAAACGAGCTCCCAATTCTGGATCATGTGTTCTGCCTTAAGGGAAATGGTGGAGGCAGAGGGGGCGCTGCCCCTAAAGGGCACCCTGCCCGACATGGCCGCAGATACCCAGAGCTACGTCACGTTACAGAATATTTATCAGAAACACGCTCAAAACCAGGCGGAAAGCATTTATAGGAGGGCCACGCAGCTGGCAAGGAACTTGGGGTTGCCTCAGGACACTATTACTGATAGCGAG GTCAAGTATTTCTGCAAACACTCGAGCGAACTGCACCTGATCAGGGGCAGTTGTATAGCAGACGAATATGAAAAAACCAGCCTGGACTTGAGCTCTTATCTAGAAGACCCTGATAGCTTGATCTTTTACTATGTGATGCTCAGGGGCTTGGAGAGGTTCCTTGGGGAGTTTAACGCTTATCCCGGACAGCTGGATGACCAAGTGGAGcccgatatattaaaattaaaaa GTATCATAGGGAAACTGCTTAACGAATGGGGCTATTCGCATGTCTTGAGGGACGAAAGGGTGCACGAGGTGTGCAGGTATGGAGGGGCGGAGCTCCATTCGGTTTCCTCCATTTTGGGAGGCTGCGCCGCCCAGGAGGTTATCAAAGTGATCACCCACCAGTATAAGCCGTTGAATAACACTTTCATTTATGATATTATTAATTCTACTTCCGGCACTTTTTGCATGTAA
- the LOC126747367 gene encoding enoyl-CoA delta isomerase 1, mitochondrial-like: MALNNLCKSRKLVSALRSKFYSSTGSLVSVEVNDQSGIALVNLQRPPVNSLNLELLTSFKDTLKTLEKEKSRGAIITSPFKTFSAGLDIMEMYNPDPKRAKEFWITLQDVWIALYGSSFPTVALINGPSPAGGCLLSMCCEYRIIVPKTVIGLNETQLGIVAPSWFADTMENTIGKRTTELALTTGKLFTSEEALKVGLVDEVVQSKEEGLERARGFLNRFAKISPMARSMSKQIVRGETIQKLVKNREEDLQLFLNTIQQEEVRKGLGRYIEALKKKQTA; the protein is encoded by the coding sequence ATGGccctaaataatttatgtaagtCCAGAAAATTAGTTTCTGCCCTGCGAAGCAAATTCTACAGTTCCACCGGGAGCTTAGTGAGTGTCGAGGTGAATGATCAGAGTGGCATCGCCCTGGTGAACCTACAGAGGCCCCCAGTGAACAGTCTGAACCTTGAACTCCTCACCAGCTTCAAAGACACCTTAAAGACCCTGGAAAAGGAGAAAAGCAGGGGGGCAATAATCACCAGcccatttaaaacattttcggCCGGGCTGGACATCATGGAGATGTACAATCCGGACCCCAAGAGGGCCAAAGAGTTCTGGATCACCTTACAAGATGTCTGGATCGCCTTATATGGTTCCAGTTTCCCCACAGTAGCTCTGATAAACGGCCCATCCCCTGCAGGAGGCTGTTTACTCTCAATGTGTTGTGAATATCGAATAATCGTGCCAAAAACCGTCATAGGACTGAACGAGACCCAATTGGGCATCGTGGCCCCCTCCTGGTTCGCCGACACAATGGAAAACACCATCGGGAAAAGAACGACCGAACTGGCCCTCACCACTGGCAAACTGTTCACCAGTGAGGAGGCCTTGAAGGTGGGATTGGTCGATGAGGTGGTGCAGAGTAAGGAGGAAGGGTTGGAGAGGGCTCGAGGGTTCTTAAATCGCTTTGCCAAGATTTCTCCGATGGCCAGGAGCATGTCCAAGCAGATCGTGCGAGGGGAGACCATTCAGAAGTTGGTGAAAAATCGGGAGGAGGATTTGCAGCTGTTTCTGAACACTATTCAGCAGGAGGAGGTGCGGAAGGGGTTGGGGAGGTACATAGAGGCCCTCAAGAAGAAACAGACTGCTTAA
- the LOC126747369 gene encoding enoyl-CoA delta isomerase 1, mitochondrial-like, whose amino-acid sequence MSLANNMTRRLASTVNVEINKKGVALLTMRRPPVNSLNSDLLGALKITLNDLEKERVAGAILTSALKTFSAGLDLTVLYKPHPEKVKELWNSLQDAWIALYSSSFPTVAVINGPAPAGGSLLPMCCDYRLIVPKAYLGLSETRLGLISPPLFAATMINIIGRRHSELALTAGKLFSSEEALNVGLVDEIVASKEEGLDKGYDFLQGFKDVSPWGRNRSKQMLRGRTLRNMVEGREEDLKGFVEMVQRQDVQQYIEDYLNSLKKTSQDKSEIKNTP is encoded by the coding sequence ATGTCTCTCGCAAACAACATGACCAGACGTCTTGCCTCGACCGTTAAcgtggaaataaataaaaagggcgTAGCCCTGCTGACCATGCGACGCCCCCCAGTAAACAGCCTCAACTCCGATCTCTTAGGGGCCCTAAAAATCACCCTAAACGACCTGGAGAAGGAGCGCGTGGCAGGTGCCATCCTTACAAGTGCTTTAAAGACATTCTCAGCCGGCCTGGACCTCACTGTTCTCTATAAACCACATCCAGAGAAGGTTAAGGAACTGTGGAACAGTTTGCAAGACGCCTGGATCGCTCTGTACAGCTCCAGCTTCCCCACTGTAGCGGTGATCAACGGTCCAGCCCCTGCTGGGGGTTCTTTATTGCCCATGTGCTGCGACTACAGACTGATCGTGCCCAAAGCTTACCTGGGCTTAAGTGAGACCCGATTGGGGTTGATTTCACCCCCTTTATTCGCCGCTACTATGATAAACATCATAGGGAGGAGGCATAGCGAGTTGGCTTTGACTGCTGGGAAGTTGTTCTCTAGTGAGGAGGCTTTAAACGTCGGGCTGGTAGATGAAATAGTGGCGAGTAAGGAGGAGGGGCTGGACAAGGGTTATGACTTCTTGCAAGGGTTTAAGGACGTTTCTCCTTGGGGTAGAAATCGTTCCAAGCAAATGCTTAGAGGGAGGACCCTTAGGAACATGGTGGAAGGACGCGAGGAGGATTTGAAGGGGTTTGTGGAGATGGTGCAGCGACAGGATGTCCAACAATATATTGAGGACTATTTAAACAGTTTAAAGAAGACGTCACAGgataaatcagaaataaaaaacactccttaa